Part of the Flavobacteriales bacterium genome, TTTTCCAGGATCGGATCATAACTTCGGAAAAAGACTGAATTATGAAGAAAATTCTGATCGCCATTGACGATGCACTGCTGCCGGAAAAGGCCGTGGATTGTGCACGATCTCTATCCCTGCCGGAGGAGGTGAGCCTCACGGGTATCTATGTTCCTAAGCTAAAGAAGATCCACGTTCTGGTCAAAGAACCGGAGAAAGTACTGGCCGGTACGTATCCCATTTCCTTTGCCTCCGAATCATCGGTTGACTATGAGGTTATCACCGGGGAAATTCCCAGTGAGCACAAAGAAAGGTTTGAAGAAAAATGCCGGCAGGAGGGAATCAACTTCGCCATGCATACCGATGATGGTGATCTTTCCGATGAGCTGATCAGGGAAAGTCTTTTTGCTGATCTATTGATTATTGGTGTGGATACCTATCAAGGACATATTGGCGGTAAAACACAGTCCCGGTTTCTGGCTCCGATTCTGAGAGCAGCGGCCTGTCCGGCATTGGTGACTCCCGGAGATTATACCGGTATCGAAAATGTGGTCGTAACCTATGACGGACGAAAAGAGTCGGTGTTTGCTATGAAACAGTTTACGCAAATGTTCCCGGACCTGGCGGCAAAGACCCATGTACACATTATTGAGGTAAACCCATCTTCAAAAAATCATATAGAGGACATCACCCTACTGGAAGAGTTTGCCAAACATCATTTTAGGAAGTACGATACCTACCACCGCGATGGAGACCCGGCACAAAAAATCATCTCCTTTGCATCCCAATGGTCTCAACCCCTTATCGTCATGGGGGCATTCGGGAAAAAGCCGTTCGGTGGATTTTTTCATCAAAGTGTCGGAATGGAAGTGATTGCGGAAGGTAGCTTTCCCGTATTCGTCGCCCACAGATGATAATGGTTGCAGGTTTAAGGTTTAAGGTTGACGAACTGCCTCCTGCCTACTATCTCCTGCCTCATACAACTACGGCGCCGGCTCCGGGAACATCGCATTGATCTTGCCAATTTCTTTGAGTACTTCATTGGATAGGGTCACATTCGCACTGCCAATGTTTTCCCTTAATTGATCCATCGTTGTGGCACCAATAATATTGCTCGTTACAAATGGCTGATGGTTTACAAAGGCCAGGGCCATTTGTGCGGGTGTGAGATCTGATGCTTCGGCAAGTTGAACATATTCTGCTACCGCCTCCCCGCATCGGGGACCATGATAACGCAGGAATTGTTTGAACTGGTTGAGCCTGTCCTCGGGCTTGTCCGTCTTTTTGTAATATTTTCCGGATAACAGCCCAAAACCCAATGGTGAATACGCAAGCAGACCAACATCTTCCCTGATGGATATTTCCGAAAGCCCATATTCAAACGTGCGGTTTAAAAGGCTGTAGGCATTTTGAATGCTTACCATCCGGGGGCGGTCAGCACTGCTTTCTCCCAGAAAACGCATGACACCCCAAGGGGTTTCGTTGGACAATCCCACATGGCGGATCTTCCCTTCTTTGATAAATCCCTGAAGGGTATCCAAAACGGATGCGAAGTTGTCTTTCCACTCACTGTTTTTGGTAGCAGGGAAATACCGGATGCCGAAGCGGTTATTCGGACGTTCCGGCCAGTGCAACTGGTACAGGTCTATGTAGTCTGTCTGCAGGCGTTTCAGACTTTTATCCAGGGCATCTTTTAACTGAACGGGGCCAAACCCCATTGGGTTACGGATGTGTAGCAGCGTGTCGTCAGGGCCTGCGATCTTGGTGGCAAGGACTACCTTATTGCGGTTGTTGCGTGCTTTCAGCCAGGTGCCGATATATTTCTCCGTGCTACCTTGCGTATCCGGATCACGTGGTACCGGGTACATTTCTGCGGTGTCGATGAAGTTTACCCCGTGATCAAGGGCATAATCCAGTTGTTCGTGGGCTTCTGCTTCCGTGTTTTGCTGGCCATAGGTCATGGTGCCCAGGCAAATCACACTGACATCTATGTCGGTTCTTCCAAGTTTACGATATT contains:
- a CDS encoding universal stress protein, with product MKKILIAIDDALLPEKAVDCARSLSLPEEVSLTGIYVPKLKKIHVLVKEPEKVLAGTYPISFASESSVDYEVITGEIPSEHKERFEEKCRQEGINFAMHTDDGDLSDELIRESLFADLLIIGVDTYQGHIGGKTQSRFLAPILRAAACPALVTPGDYTGIENVVVTYDGRKESVFAMKQFTQMFPDLAAKTHVHIIEVNPSSKNHIEDITLLEEFAKHHFRKYDTYHRDGDPAQKIISFASQWSQPLIVMGAFGKKPFGGFFHQSVGMEVIAEGSFPVFVAHR
- a CDS encoding aldo/keto reductase — translated: MEYRKLGRTDIDVSVICLGTMTYGQQNTEAEAHEQLDYALDHGVNFIDTAEMYPVPRDPDTQGSTEKYIGTWLKARNNRNKVVLATKIAGPDDTLLHIRNPMGFGPVQLKDALDKSLKRLQTDYIDLYQLHWPERPNNRFGIRYFPATKNSEWKDNFASVLDTLQGFIKEGKIRHVGLSNETPWGVMRFLGESSADRPRMVSIQNAYSLLNRTFEYGLSEISIREDVGLLAYSPLGFGLLSGKYYKKTDKPEDRLNQFKQFLRYHGPRCGEAVAEYVQLAEASDLTPAQMALAFVNHQPFVTSNIIGATTMDQLRENIGSANVTLSNEVLKEIGKINAMFPEPAP